A window of uncultured Gellertiella sp. genomic DNA:
AAGGCCAGATTCTCTATACCTACCTGCATCTGGCTCCGGATCCGGAACAGACCAAGGGCCTGCTCGCCTCCGGCGTCACCGCCGTTGCCTATGAAACCGTGACCGACGACCGTGGCGGCCTGCCGCTGCTTGCTCCGATGTCGGAAGTTGCCGGTCGCCTGTCGATCCAGGCCGGTGCCTATTCGCTGCAGAAGGCCAATGGCGGTCGCGGCGTGCTGCTCGGCGGCGTGCCCGGCGTTCTGCCGGCCAGGGTCGCCGTCATCGGCGGCGGCGTCGTCGGTCTGCATGCCGCCAAGATGGCTGTCGGTCTCGGTGCTGACGTGACGATCCTCGACCGGTCGCTGCCGCGCCTGCGCCAGCTCGACGACATCTTCAATGGCCGCATCCACACCCGCTTCTCGACCATCGACGCGCTGGAGCAGGAAGTGTTTGCCGCCGATCTCGTCATCGGCGCCGTGCTGATCCCGGGTGCCGCTGCACCGAAGCTCGTCACCCGCGCCATGCTGTCGGGCATGAAGAAGGGTGCCGTCATCGTCGACGTCGCCATCGACCAGGGCGGCTGCTTTGAAACCTCGCATGCCACGACCCATTCGGAACCGACCTATGAAGTCGACGGCATCATCCATTATTGCGTTGCCAACATGCCGGGTGCCGTTCCGATCACCTCGGCCCATGCGCTCAACAATGCGACGCTCGGCCATGGCCTGGCGCTTGCCAACCACGGCGTGAAGGCAATCCTGAAG
This region includes:
- the ald gene encoding alanine dehydrogenase, translating into MRVGCPKEIKNHEYRVGLTPGAVREYVANGHSVLVETNAGAGIGASDAEYVAAGAKIAATARDVFANSDMIVKVKEPQASEWVQLREGQILYTYLHLAPDPEQTKGLLASGVTAVAYETVTDDRGGLPLLAPMSEVAGRLSIQAGAYSLQKANGGRGVLLGGVPGVLPARVAVIGGGVVGLHAAKMAVGLGADVTILDRSLPRLRQLDDIFNGRIHTRFSTIDALEQEVFAADLVIGAVLIPGAAAPKLVTRAMLSGMKKGAVIVDVAIDQGGCFETSHATTHSEPTYEVDGIIHYCVANMPGAVPITSAHALNNATLGHGLALANHGVKAILKDKHLQNGLNVHKGKVTNKPVADALGYEMHAPEAVL